The bacterium genome includes a region encoding these proteins:
- a CDS encoding peptidyl-prolyl cis-trans isomerase — protein MVLLAMRKHMKKLSVLLWIVIAAFVGTIFLVWGAGDRGISHDESSVMASVNGEQITPGEYQSAMRRYADYYRSIYKDQLTPEMLENLNLPNRVMQGLIRRHLLLHQADSLGIVVSDAEVRSVIEKTPVFLDENGKFRPDFYMRLLSMQRVPPEAYENSVRQSQKLTKLEDLIRATVRITDDEVKAKYIKENEKVSCKFVEFNGRELGKGLKPSDAALKELYESQKEEYKSPREVNVEYVLFEPKGYKSQVQLTEDDLRDYYDDHEKEYTQEEQVRARHILIKVPEGASKEVEHAAETKAEALLVRASAGEDFAKLAEKSSEGPSAPKGGDLGFFGRGQMAKPFEDAAFALKVGEISDVVRTKFGYHIIKLEGSKEAQLKNFDEVKEDVRAKLTGEKSLELAKEAAENLHKQIGESNDLEGFAKANGLEVVTTDFFDRSGEIKGIGRSFQFASAALGLSKDAVSPVVGGRDRYFVMKLLGEKPSMVLPFDQAKEKVERDWTRRESDDIAQKKATEFAQKVKDQASFDKTAKAWGLTVKETNPFTKDGYVRGIGQSDEFVKKAFEAKVGGVGGPINLRSRYVVFSVVEHSQFNPDEFAGKKPQLVQEMRSNKEDKALAAWLEGLKDKADIYIDPAFLNMQQPAGQAGAAS, from the coding sequence ATGGTGCTGCTGGCGATGCGCAAGCATATGAAGAAACTTTCTGTGCTCCTTTGGATTGTGATAGCGGCTTTCGTCGGAACGATATTCCTCGTCTGGGGCGCCGGTGATCGTGGGATTAGCCACGATGAGAGCTCTGTGATGGCGTCGGTCAACGGGGAGCAGATAACCCCCGGCGAGTATCAATCTGCAATGCGGCGTTATGCGGACTACTACCGCAGCATTTACAAGGATCAGTTGACGCCTGAAATGCTGGAGAACCTAAACCTTCCCAATCGCGTCATGCAGGGGCTGATTCGCCGGCACCTCTTGCTCCACCAGGCCGACAGTTTGGGGATTGTGGTGAGCGATGCCGAGGTCAGGTCAGTCATTGAGAAGACGCCCGTTTTTTTGGACGAGAATGGCAAGTTCAGGCCTGATTTTTACATGCGGCTTCTCTCGATGCAGCGGGTGCCTCCAGAGGCTTATGAGAACAGTGTTCGACAGAGTCAGAAGCTCACGAAGCTTGAGGACCTCATCCGCGCGACGGTCAGGATAACCGACGATGAGGTCAAAGCCAAATACATCAAGGAGAACGAGAAGGTCAGCTGCAAGTTTGTCGAGTTCAACGGTAGGGAGCTTGGCAAGGGTCTTAAACCGAGCGACGCTGCGCTCAAAGAGCTTTACGAATCGCAGAAGGAAGAATACAAGAGCCCGCGGGAGGTGAATGTTGAGTATGTGCTCTTCGAGCCCAAGGGCTACAAGTCGCAGGTGCAGCTGACGGAGGACGATCTCCGCGATTACTATGACGATCACGAAAAGGAATACACGCAAGAGGAGCAGGTGCGCGCCCGGCATATCCTGATCAAGGTTCCCGAGGGGGCGAGCAAGGAAGTTGAGCATGCAGCCGAGACGAAAGCCGAGGCATTGTTGGTCAGAGCGAGTGCGGGTGAGGATTTCGCCAAGCTGGCCGAGAAGAGCTCTGAGGGGCCTTCTGCCCCGAAGGGCGGCGACCTGGGCTTCTTTGGTCGGGGTCAGATGGCCAAGCCCTTTGAGGACGCTGCCTTCGCGCTGAAGGTGGGCGAGATAAGCGACGTTGTCAGGACTAAGTTCGGCTATCACATCATCAAGCTCGAGGGCAGCAAAGAGGCCCAGCTCAAGAATTTCGACGAGGTGAAGGAGGATGTCCGGGCGAAGTTGACGGGCGAAAAGTCGCTCGAGTTGGCCAAAGAAGCGGCGGAGAATCTGCATAAGCAGATAGGAGAATCGAATGATCTTGAGGGGTTCGCAAAGGCAAATGGCCTTGAGGTTGTGACGACGGACTTCTTCGATCGCTCGGGCGAGATCAAGGGGATTGGGCGCTCGTTTCAGTTTGCAAGCGCTGCGTTGGGGTTGTCGAAGGACGCGGTCAGTCCGGTGGTTGGGGGCAGGGACCGGTATTTTGTGATGAAGCTGCTCGGCGAGAAGCCCTCGATGGTCCTGCCGTTTGACCAGGCTAAGGAGAAGGTCGAGCGAGACTGGACTAGACGAGAGAGCGACGATATTGCCCAGAAGAAGGCGACCGAGTTTGCGCAGAAGGTGAAGGACCAGGCGTCGTTCGACAAGACGGCAAAAGCGTGGGGCCTTACGGTCAAGGAGACCAACCCGTTCACTAAGGACGGCTATGTGCGAGGCATCGGCCAGAGCGATGAGTTCGTCAAGAAGGCATTTGAGGCGAAGGTTGGCGGCGTGGGCGGCCCGATCAATCTCCGCAGCCGCTACGTGGTTTTCAGTGTGGTTGAGCACTCCCAGTTCAATCCAGATGAGTTCGCCGGAAAGAAGCCTCAACTGGTGCAAGAGATGCGGTCGAACAAAGAGGACAAGGCCCTTGCGGCCTGGCTCGAGGGTCTAAAGGACAAGGCGGACATATATATCGACCCTGCGTTCCTCAATATGCAACAACCCGCCGGCCAGGCCGGCGCTGCTAGTTAA